The proteins below are encoded in one region of Leptospira terpstrae serovar Hualin str. LT 11-33 = ATCC 700639:
- the ccoG gene encoding cytochrome c oxidase accessory protein CcoG: MIISRPQTGKVRTRRNFVMSFLVGLFLGAPWVVLPEGSPLIRLDIPHRMFHLFGGLFIPQEGLILWFFLLTMGLSLFFFTSVIGRVWCGWGCPQTIYTDLFDRIGRFVLDSKYGKKDASFHGKLSVYFLWIVVSFIASFHWIAYFVSPYEMLADYLSFAAFSQTYFYFTLFFTAAMFIDIGFIREQFCRYACPYARFQTLLMDEHSWNVTYDFKRGEPRRDGKTKIGDCISCNMCVVVCPTGIDIRDGLQVGCVACGKCVDACTSIMAKENKKTLIGYFSLKQIETGAKIKWIRPRTVIYAILLTVVISGAIVQLITRSPMSMIAASNKSMPPILIPENKIRAFVALRIQNIAPVEKEFHLSAFDTRHGKEILIRSGEVNNQFKLGSGEIKSISVVLETQSLTEQELNEGYLPGSIVLNNAQDPDERLEKKLSLTLPRR; this comes from the coding sequence ATGATCATTTCAAGACCACAAACAGGTAAAGTAAGAACACGGAGAAACTTCGTTATGAGTTTTCTCGTAGGATTATTTTTAGGAGCTCCTTGGGTGGTGTTACCGGAAGGTAGCCCACTCATTCGACTGGACATCCCTCACAGGATGTTTCACCTGTTTGGTGGTCTTTTTATCCCACAAGAAGGACTCATCTTATGGTTTTTCCTTCTGACAATGGGTCTCTCTCTTTTCTTTTTCACCTCCGTCATTGGCCGTGTTTGGTGCGGATGGGGGTGTCCTCAAACAATTTATACCGATCTATTCGATAGAATTGGTCGGTTTGTTTTGGATTCAAAATATGGAAAGAAGGATGCGTCTTTTCACGGAAAACTTAGTGTTTATTTTCTTTGGATCGTTGTGTCCTTTATTGCTTCTTTCCATTGGATTGCTTACTTTGTCAGTCCTTATGAAATGTTAGCCGACTATTTAAGTTTTGCTGCATTTTCACAAACTTACTTTTATTTTACATTATTCTTTACAGCGGCTATGTTTATTGACATCGGATTTATCCGAGAGCAGTTCTGTCGTTATGCTTGCCCCTATGCAAGATTCCAAACTCTCCTCATGGATGAACACTCTTGGAATGTGACTTATGATTTCAAACGTGGGGAACCTCGTAGAGATGGAAAAACCAAAATTGGGGATTGTATCTCTTGTAATATGTGTGTGGTGGTTTGTCCCACGGGAATCGATATTCGCGATGGGCTACAAGTAGGCTGCGTTGCCTGCGGGAAGTGTGTAGATGCATGCACATCCATCATGGCAAAAGAAAATAAAAAAACACTGATTGGATACTTCTCACTCAAACAGATTGAAACCGGAGCCAAAATCAAATGGATTCGTCCAAGGACTGTGATCTATGCAATTCTTTTGACAGTGGTCATTTCAGGAGCAATCGTCCAACTCATCACACGTAGCCCTATGTCGATGATTGCCGCTTCCAATAAATCCATGCCTCCGATTCTCATTCCTGAAAATAAAATCAGAGCTTTTGTGGCTCTACGCATTCAAAACATAGCACCGGTTGAAAAAGAATTTCATCTTTCTGCTTTTGATACAAGGCATGGAAAAGAGATTCTGATTCGTTCTGGCGAAGTAAACAACCAATTCAAATTAGGATCAGGCGAAATTAAAAGTATCTCTGTGGTATTAGAGACACAATCTCTCACCGAACAAGAGCTAAACGAAGGATATTTACCAGGTTCCATTGTGTTAAACAACGCACAGGATCCAGATGAACGATTGGAGAAAAAACTCTCCTTAACATTACCAAGGAGGTAA
- a CDS encoding TIGR04452 family lipoprotein, giving the protein MLKKLLFVALAFSLTNCLILNPAGATIDREKGSVVASRITDAAIQTDLINSTVLAGRASVSILSLLAADIANIDSAKYYVKADVDQCVSEIQGFKGFLLGSTITNIISCQDLKTDGYLTGDPFPTF; this is encoded by the coding sequence ATGTTAAAAAAATTACTTTTTGTTGCTTTAGCGTTTTCGCTAACTAACTGCTTGATCTTAAATCCTGCAGGTGCAACGATCGATCGCGAAAAAGGTTCTGTTGTGGCTTCCCGAATCACAGATGCGGCGATCCAAACGGATCTAATCAATTCTACTGTTTTGGCAGGAAGAGCTAGTGTTTCAATTCTCAGTTTGCTTGCGGCAGATATTGCTAATATTGATTCTGCAAAGTACTATGTAAAAGCAGATGTGGATCAGTGTGTTTCTGAGATTCAAGGGTTCAAAGGTTTTTTACTCGGGTCTACAATCACTAATATCATTTCTTGCCAAGATTTGAAAACCGATGGTTATCTCACAGGAGACCCATTCCCAACTTTCTAA
- a CDS encoding Spy/CpxP family protein refolding chaperone: protein MISLKRVLKITTTVGLVSIMAFAFGNCRGHKDFEKRIEWVASKLTSKLDLDDAQKAKLETIKAELIAKHKEMKPKQESWAKEMATQIRAEKIDTKLLDKMSIEREARHQEMRKFFQTKLVEFHAVLKPEQREKFADLVERFASRHQPPEE from the coding sequence ATGATCTCTCTCAAACGAGTTTTAAAAATTACAACAACGGTCGGTCTTGTATCGATTATGGCATTTGCTTTTGGAAATTGCCGTGGGCATAAAGATTTCGAAAAACGAATTGAATGGGTAGCTTCAAAACTTACATCCAAACTCGATTTGGATGATGCTCAAAAAGCTAAACTGGAAACCATCAAAGCGGAACTCATTGCCAAACACAAGGAAATGAAACCAAAACAGGAATCTTGGGCGAAAGAAATGGCTACCCAAATTCGGGCTGAAAAAATAGACACAAAGTTATTGGATAAAATGAGTATAGAAAGAGAAGCTCGCCACCAAGAGATGCGTAAGTTTTTTCAAACCAAACTTGTAGAATTCCATGCGGTTTTAAAACCAGAACAAAGGGAAAAATTTGCAGATCTAGTGGAACGTTTCGCAAGTCGCCACCAACCACCGGAAGAGTAA
- a CDS encoding RNA polymerase sigma factor, whose translation MPEFDFETVVKETKYLVLKTVGDTLIDRFDDATEDVVQEVYFRAFKSLEKGGFDGRSKISTWIYTIARNEALRLNEKRLREEEKAKRYLVKNKVQLSGQREEARWEKEEWIESMLDRIPEVYRQTLRLYLSGNTMEEIAKELEIQQGTVKSRLFRTKEWIRKHIPGGKNEFQES comes from the coding sequence ATGCCAGAGTTTGACTTCGAAACAGTAGTCAAAGAAACCAAATATTTGGTACTTAAAACGGTCGGTGACACTCTCATCGACCGTTTTGATGATGCTACAGAAGATGTAGTTCAGGAAGTATACTTTCGTGCTTTTAAATCTTTGGAGAAAGGTGGTTTTGATGGAAGGTCTAAAATTTCTACTTGGATCTACACCATAGCTCGTAACGAAGCATTACGTTTGAATGAAAAACGATTGCGAGAAGAAGAGAAAGCAAAAAGGTACTTAGTAAAAAACAAAGTCCAACTTTCGGGACAAAGGGAAGAGGCTAGATGGGAAAAAGAAGAATGGATCGAATCCATGCTTGACAGGATCCCTGAAGTGTATCGCCAAACCTTACGTCTCTATTTGTCTGGCAATACGATGGAAGAAATTGCGAAGGAATTAGAGATCCAACAGGGAACAGTGAAGTCACGTTTGTTTCGTACCAAAGAATGGATCCGCAAACACATACCAGGAGGGAAAAATGAATTCCAAGAATCCTAA
- a CDS encoding sulfite exporter TauE/SafE family protein — translation MDQLANLSFFGSILVYGFVSSFHCLVMCGPFVSLLQTEKGKSIPVYLYHLGRVISYTFLGMVLGFLGKGANALGDLTAVKGVAGVFTFIFLIVFAIRTYSFKSSSSFGTLPQGIRKFLEQVRSRFSKNGLGFGIGIVSALLPCGVLYPAYAASFATGNLFTGGLVMFFFYLGTVPALTGLSFIVGKWRQHIQPKWIPAFGTLVILTSLSFLLYRLFFHAHGESCDHLL, via the coding sequence ATGGACCAACTAGCAAATCTTAGCTTCTTTGGATCCATACTTGTTTATGGGTTCGTCAGTAGTTTTCATTGTTTGGTGATGTGCGGTCCCTTTGTTTCCCTTTTACAGACCGAAAAAGGAAAGTCCATTCCCGTTTATCTCTACCATCTTGGCCGTGTGATCTCTTATACGTTTCTTGGTATGGTGCTTGGCTTTCTTGGCAAAGGAGCCAATGCCCTAGGAGATCTAACTGCAGTGAAAGGAGTCGCAGGAGTTTTCACATTCATTTTCCTAATTGTATTTGCAATTCGAACCTATTCTTTTAAATCAAGCTCTTCCTTTGGTACTTTGCCCCAAGGGATTCGAAAGTTTTTAGAACAAGTTCGTTCTCGGTTTAGCAAAAACGGACTTGGATTTGGAATCGGAATCGTGAGTGCCCTACTCCCTTGTGGTGTATTGTATCCAGCCTATGCCGCTTCCTTTGCGACGGGGAACCTTTTCACGGGAGGACTTGTGATGTTTTTCTTTTATTTGGGAACGGTTCCCGCACTCACTGGCCTTAGTTTCATAGTGGGAAAATGGAGGCAGCACATCCAACCGAAATGGATTCCTGCATTTGGTACTCTTGTGATTCTAACTTCTCTTAGTTTTTTACTCTACCGATTGTTTTTCCATGCACATGGTGAATCTTGCGATCATTTACTATAA
- a CDS encoding FixH family protein, protein MMFKELHPSLRNAMYVVLFSFTALVAATFYTIRLTYKNFEPVMDKNYYEIGLNYEKAIENQKELLKQGYVLKSNWDNLSIIPFGESEISVQLEKGGTITNAKSLIVYLERNATTKNTVHYNLKPNANGFSGKIPLLEKGTWNLRLVADIDGKSFEREGKISVR, encoded by the coding sequence ATGATGTTTAAAGAATTGCACCCAAGTCTACGAAACGCCATGTATGTGGTACTCTTTAGTTTTACCGCTCTAGTGGCAGCTACGTTTTACACCATCAGACTTACTTACAAAAATTTTGAACCCGTCATGGATAAAAACTATTACGAAATCGGACTTAACTACGAAAAGGCGATCGAAAACCAAAAGGAACTATTGAAACAAGGTTATGTTTTAAAATCTAATTGGGACAATTTATCCATCATTCCGTTTGGGGAATCTGAGATTTCAGTCCAACTCGAAAAGGGCGGAACGATTACAAATGCAAAGTCGCTGATCGTGTATTTAGAACGAAATGCGACTACAAAAAACACAGTCCATTATAACTTAAAACCAAACGCCAATGGATTTAGTGGAAAAATTCCTCTATTGGAAAAGGGCACTTGGAATTTACGACTGGTTGCAGATATTGATGGTAAATCCTTTGAAAGGGAAGGAAAGATTTCCGTTCGATGA
- a CDS encoding c-type cytochrome: MKEPKEVDGIFQADNPMPTWWKLVWLISIIVSIGYVVYFHWYSEWPQEVAFEKEVAEHEAQFPAKQAVVVNAEDGSNPYRDDAVAIKEGEGTYKQICSACHGPTAEGAVGPSLVDKDWIHGNTDKEVFNNIMKGIGPERQKLNRGGMPAWEGLGAEKVYAVMAWIATKNSSLVKAK; the protein is encoded by the coding sequence ATGAAAGAACCAAAAGAAGTAGACGGAATCTTCCAAGCCGATAACCCCATGCCCACTTGGTGGAAATTGGTGTGGCTCATCAGTATCATCGTTTCCATAGGTTATGTTGTATACTTTCACTGGTATTCTGAATGGCCACAAGAAGTTGCATTTGAGAAAGAAGTTGCAGAACATGAAGCTCAATTTCCAGCCAAACAAGCAGTTGTTGTGAACGCAGAAGATGGATCCAACCCTTACCGTGACGATGCAGTTGCAATCAAAGAAGGCGAAGGAACATACAAACAAATTTGTTCCGCTTGCCACGGCCCCACTGCAGAAGGTGCTGTAGGACCGAGTCTTGTTGATAAAGATTGGATTCATGGAAACACTGATAAAGAAGTGTTTAACAACATCATGAAAGGAATTGGACCTGAAAGACAAAAACTCAACCGAGGGGGAATGCCTGCTTGGGAAGGTTTAGGTGCTGAAAAAGTCTATGCTGTAATGGCATGGATTGCCACTAAAAATAGTAGTTTGGTAAAGGCTAAATAA
- a CDS encoding heavy metal translocating P-type ATPase, whose product MNETISDLTKTECDHCGNPIRLVRIEAKVGNEPKVFCCEGCETVYSIINSLGGSYYYNLKGNTKLDPVNIDESDLDVENELVYEKFVRNSGDHSEVSIQITNIHCSACVWINEKVLNEEEGILSAQINFASGRARVRFDRSKIKISRILSLIRAIGYKPILFSPTEGTLEKTKQLKTLLLRIGVAGFCFGNIMILSVALYSGYFTGIDLEIKRLFHYASWVFATPAYLYSGYPFMSGFLTSVRRRTLSMDFLLFLGISMAYFYSVYVTLTDVGEVYFDSVAMIYFFILIGKYFEEKARVFASDKLESILCKLPETSLRVKDSGEETIPSSEIKIGDKIRVAPGKRIPIDAILVSEQTYVDESFLTGESLPIRKKQGDSILAGSLTMDNPALIVAGSDYHASTLSSLKLRLEEALHLKPKLQILTERIASYFISVVFGLAFLCFFVWYFVSGGNLEQSLVTTISVLIVACPCALGISVPTALVTNHILNADKGVLLKNPSVVEALAKANTIFLDKTGTLTEGKFLVRQVSVSDDHLPLVYRIEKEVNHPLAKSLVKYLEPLSSVTKRANSIQLLHLENIPGRGVKAELKIDSKTISVLIGNKSLLEKEHVPMEKIPEGEGSLILLAVNGTYMGSFLLADEIRPGARSFVSLLKHFVPNISILSGDRYAAVKYIAESLGIEKYSSDLSPEDKRNLITTSQEKGNVVIMVGDGINDSLSLAQANVSISHTEAEDLSLEKSDVVLTSGNLNGLVHSLLSAKKTREVILQNIIISFCYNSIMLPLAMFGLMLPVICAVFMACSSLTVLLNSLSIRFRIPQWKPST is encoded by the coding sequence ATGAATGAAACCATTTCCGACCTAACCAAAACCGAATGTGACCATTGTGGAAATCCGATTCGTTTGGTGCGGATTGAAGCAAAGGTCGGAAATGAACCCAAAGTATTTTGTTGTGAAGGTTGCGAAACTGTATATTCCATCATCAACTCACTCGGTGGAAGTTATTATTATAACTTAAAAGGGAATACAAAACTTGACCCTGTGAACATAGATGAATCTGATTTGGATGTTGAAAACGAACTCGTATATGAGAAGTTTGTTCGCAACTCAGGAGATCATTCCGAAGTTTCTATCCAAATCACAAACATCCATTGTTCTGCCTGTGTTTGGATTAATGAAAAGGTTCTAAATGAAGAGGAAGGAATCCTATCAGCTCAAATCAATTTTGCTTCTGGTCGTGCTCGGGTTCGGTTCGATCGCTCTAAAATCAAAATTTCTCGGATTTTATCTCTCATCCGTGCCATTGGGTACAAACCAATCCTCTTTTCCCCAACAGAGGGAACTCTCGAAAAAACAAAACAACTCAAAACCCTACTCCTTCGCATTGGTGTCGCTGGGTTTTGTTTTGGAAATATTATGATCCTCAGTGTTGCCTTATACTCTGGGTACTTCACTGGAATTGATTTAGAAATCAAACGTCTTTTCCATTATGCTTCTTGGGTTTTTGCCACCCCAGCTTATTTATATTCCGGATATCCGTTTATGTCTGGATTTTTAACAAGCGTCAGGCGACGCACTCTTTCTATGGACTTTCTATTATTTTTAGGAATTTCCATGGCTTATTTTTATTCTGTTTATGTAACTCTCACTGATGTAGGTGAGGTATATTTTGATTCAGTGGCAATGATTTACTTCTTTATTCTCATAGGGAAGTATTTTGAAGAAAAAGCCAGAGTCTTTGCTTCCGATAAATTAGAATCCATTCTATGCAAACTCCCAGAGACTTCTCTTCGAGTGAAAGATTCTGGGGAAGAAACCATTCCCAGTAGTGAAATTAAAATTGGCGATAAAATCCGTGTGGCTCCAGGAAAACGAATTCCGATCGATGCCATCCTTGTTTCCGAACAAACCTATGTAGATGAATCCTTTCTTACTGGTGAGTCCTTACCCATTCGGAAAAAACAAGGAGACAGTATCCTTGCTGGTTCTCTTACAATGGACAATCCTGCCTTAATCGTTGCAGGTTCAGATTACCATGCTTCTACACTTTCTTCTCTCAAACTCAGACTAGAAGAAGCCTTACATCTCAAACCGAAATTACAAATCCTAACAGAAAGGATCGCTTCCTATTTTATTAGCGTTGTCTTTGGACTCGCCTTTCTTTGTTTTTTTGTTTGGTACTTTGTTTCCGGTGGGAACCTAGAACAAAGCCTTGTGACAACAATTTCTGTCCTCATTGTGGCCTGTCCTTGTGCCTTGGGAATATCTGTCCCGACTGCCCTTGTAACCAATCATATTCTGAATGCAGATAAAGGTGTACTTTTAAAAAATCCTTCTGTTGTAGAAGCATTAGCAAAAGCAAATACAATCTTTTTGGACAAAACAGGGACTCTGACAGAAGGTAAATTTTTAGTAAGACAAGTTTCTGTTTCCGATGACCACCTACCACTTGTTTATCGAATAGAAAAAGAGGTAAACCATCCTTTGGCCAAATCACTTGTGAAGTATCTAGAACCACTTAGCTCTGTAACCAAAAGAGCAAACTCCATCCAACTGCTTCATTTAGAAAACATACCTGGGCGTGGTGTGAAAGCTGAACTAAAAATAGATTCCAAAACAATTTCGGTTCTCATAGGAAACAAAAGTTTACTAGAAAAAGAACATGTCCCCATGGAAAAAATTCCCGAAGGGGAAGGATCCTTAATTTTACTTGCAGTGAATGGAACATATATGGGAAGTTTTTTACTTGCCGATGAAATCCGCCCCGGTGCTCGTTCTTTTGTTTCTTTACTCAAACACTTTGTTCCCAACATTTCGATCCTTTCGGGTGATCGTTATGCTGCTGTGAAGTACATTGCAGAATCACTCGGAATTGAAAAATATTCTTCTGATCTTTCTCCTGAAGACAAACGAAATCTCATTACTACTTCTCAAGAAAAAGGGAACGTTGTCATTATGGTGGGAGATGGAATCAATGATAGTTTGTCTTTAGCACAGGCTAATGTTTCCATTTCTCATACAGAAGCAGAAGATCTCTCATTAGAAAAATCAGATGTGGTTTTGACATCTGGAAATTTGAATGGCCTTGTTCATTCCCTACTTTCTGCAAAAAAAACAAGAGAGGTGATTTTACAAAATATCATCATATCTTTCTGTTATAATTCCATCATGTTGCCTCTAGCCATGTTTGGACTTATGTTACCTGTAATCTGTGCTGTGTTTATGGCATGTTCGAGCTTGACAGTTCTTCTCAATTCTCTATCCATTAGATTTAGGATCCCCCAATGGAAGCCCTCTACTTAA
- a CDS encoding SH3 domain-containing protein: MLKYYTVLFIFLVPMALLPCDPFPSKTLTPIDHSSKEKSFNEFKNKFQKILKSKDRKALEEVIDKDIHFSFGGEAGKKDFLKSFQLTEKPSSSNFWELMEEVVKLGFRQNKEGQMVAPYFFETFPGDYDPFTHYLVIGKNVNVREDATKESKSIAQLSYQIVRAEADDLDGRRLEKESNCNWKKICTPQGKPGYVCDRFLRSPLDYRAFFEKKKNNWVLTIFIVGD; encoded by the coding sequence ATGCTAAAATACTATACAGTTCTTTTTATCTTCCTTGTCCCAATGGCTCTCCTCCCATGTGACCCTTTCCCTTCTAAAACATTAACACCTATCGACCATTCGTCGAAAGAGAAAAGTTTTAATGAGTTTAAAAACAAATTCCAGAAGATTCTGAAATCCAAAGACCGAAAAGCTTTGGAAGAGGTTATCGATAAGGACATTCATTTTTCTTTTGGTGGAGAAGCTGGGAAAAAGGATTTTTTAAAATCATTCCAACTAACAGAAAAACCATCTTCCTCTAACTTTTGGGAACTAATGGAAGAAGTTGTCAAATTAGGTTTTCGCCAGAACAAAGAAGGGCAAATGGTTGCCCCTTATTTCTTTGAAACCTTTCCAGGTGATTATGACCCCTTCACTCATTATTTGGTCATTGGAAAGAATGTGAATGTTAGAGAAGATGCTACCAAAGAATCAAAATCAATCGCACAGCTTAGTTACCAAATTGTGAGAGCAGAAGCAGATGATTTGGATGGCCGGCGACTCGAAAAAGAAAGCAATTGTAATTGGAAAAAGATTTGTACTCCACAAGGGAAACCTGGGTATGTTTGTGATCGGTTTTTACGTAGTCCTCTGGACTACAGAGCATTCTTTGAAAAAAAGAAAAACAATTGGGTTCTCACTATCTTTATTGTAGGCGATTGA
- a CDS encoding cbb3-type cytochrome oxidase assembly protein codes for MEALYLTIPMAMCIAAFFLYVFITAFRKGQFEDIESPKYRMFFEEEEYPQSKSKPNQTDGPTSKS; via the coding sequence ATGGAAGCCCTCTACTTAACCATCCCTATGGCAATGTGTATTGCCGCCTTCTTTCTTTATGTCTTTATCACTGCCTTTCGCAAAGGTCAATTTGAAGATATAGAATCTCCAAAGTATAGAATGTTCTTCGAAGAAGAAGAATACCCACAAAGTAAGTCGAAACCAAATCAAACTGATGGACCAACTAGCAAATCTTAG
- the ccoO gene encoding cytochrome-c oxidase, cbb3-type subunit II, with product MFGFNKFLDWFSEIADHWDTKGVKFTLYTTIAVVIGGLFELIPPFFLTKTVTPISTVKPYSALELAGRDTYQREGCIGCHTQMVRPFKWEVDRFDPTKAYGRTGYSKGGEYVYDHPFLWGSKRTGPDLAHESQMLRSDEWHKNHLINPRTVGGVPNSIMPAYPWLFEESHKVDVEQVVSNMKALKSIGVPYTEEDFANAPSLLKDKTEGQALVAYLQKLGRDSAELQKGMK from the coding sequence ATGTTTGGATTTAACAAATTCTTAGATTGGTTTTCAGAAATTGCAGATCATTGGGACACAAAGGGTGTTAAGTTTACTCTCTATACAACGATTGCTGTTGTAATTGGTGGACTTTTTGAACTCATCCCACCGTTTTTTCTAACTAAAACGGTAACTCCAATTTCCACTGTAAAACCTTATTCCGCATTGGAACTTGCAGGCCGTGACACTTACCAAAGAGAAGGTTGTATCGGATGCCATACTCAAATGGTTCGACCTTTTAAATGGGAAGTGGATCGTTTTGACCCAACCAAGGCTTACGGCAGAACTGGATATTCAAAAGGTGGAGAGTATGTTTATGATCACCCTTTTCTTTGGGGATCTAAACGTACAGGTCCGGACTTAGCGCATGAATCTCAAATGTTACGTTCTGATGAGTGGCATAAAAACCATTTGATCAACCCAAGAACTGTAGGTGGGGTACCTAACTCCATTATGCCAGCTTACCCTTGGTTATTTGAAGAATCACATAAGGTTGATGTAGAACAAGTTGTATCTAATATGAAAGCTCTTAAATCCATCGGAGTTCCTTACACTGAAGAAGACTTTGCGAATGCACCTTCTCTTCTAAAGGACAAAACCGAAGGACAAGCACTCGTTGCTTATTTGCAAAAACTGGGAAGAGATTCTGCTGAGTTGCAAAAAGGTATGAAGTAA
- the ccoN gene encoding cytochrome-c oxidase, cbb3-type subunit I, producing the protein MATEKTQYDDFIVKGFIISALVWGVASMTFGVIIAFQLVYPQLNFELPWTSFGRLRPLHTNAAIFGFALSVIFATAYHTVQRLCRTRMWNDTLSKIHLALYNLTIVIAAITLPLGYSQSKEYAELEWPIDLLIVVWYVIFFANYLMTVIKRKEEQMYVAIWFYIASFVTVPLLFIVNNIVIPAGFLKSYSVYAGVFDANIQWWYGHNAVAFVLTTPFLGLMYYYLPKHIKQPIYSHRLSIIHFWSLIFIYIWAGPHHLLYSPIPEWLQTTGMVFSIMLWMPSWGGMLNGFLTLTQAKDKIKVDATLKMMLAAVTFYGMSTFEGPLLSIRAVSALGHNTDWIIGHVHSGTLGWVGFMSAAALYYLVPRLWNSNLYSEKLANAHFWLGTLGILLYIISMWVSGITEGSMWRAVGENGELVYKDWVEIVEFLKPFRLFRAIGGTLYLTGIILMVYNFIKTIQNKDSGFVEQDLRIGVKS; encoded by the coding sequence TTGGCTACGGAAAAAACTCAATATGACGATTTCATCGTAAAAGGGTTTATCATTTCAGCGTTAGTCTGGGGCGTCGCATCAATGACATTCGGTGTCATTATTGCCTTCCAGCTTGTATATCCACAGCTGAATTTTGAATTACCTTGGACGAGCTTCGGAAGGTTACGACCTCTACATACCAATGCTGCCATTTTTGGATTTGCATTGAGCGTTATCTTCGCCACAGCGTACCATACAGTACAACGACTGTGCCGAACCAGAATGTGGAATGACACACTTTCCAAAATACACCTTGCATTGTATAACCTAACAATTGTTATTGCAGCAATTACCTTACCTCTTGGATACAGCCAATCAAAAGAATATGCCGAATTAGAATGGCCTATCGACTTATTGATTGTTGTATGGTATGTAATCTTCTTTGCAAACTATTTGATGACGGTAATCAAACGAAAAGAAGAACAAATGTATGTAGCAATTTGGTTCTACATCGCTTCCTTCGTAACAGTTCCACTTCTTTTTATCGTAAACAACATTGTGATCCCAGCAGGATTCTTAAAGTCCTACTCGGTATATGCAGGTGTGTTTGATGCCAACATCCAATGGTGGTATGGACACAACGCAGTAGCCTTTGTTCTTACGACTCCTTTTTTGGGACTTATGTATTATTACCTCCCAAAACACATCAAACAACCCATTTACTCTCATAGACTTTCGATCATCCATTTCTGGTCGTTAATCTTTATCTATATTTGGGCAGGTCCTCACCATTTACTATATTCTCCAATTCCAGAATGGTTACAAACAACAGGGATGGTATTCTCCATCATGTTATGGATGCCTTCTTGGGGTGGTATGTTGAATGGATTCCTCACACTGACCCAAGCAAAAGATAAAATCAAAGTGGATGCTACCCTCAAAATGATGTTAGCTGCAGTCACTTTTTACGGTATGTCTACATTTGAAGGTCCACTTCTTTCCATTCGTGCGGTTTCTGCACTTGGACATAACACTGACTGGATCATAGGTCACGTTCACTCCGGAACACTCGGTTGGGTGGGATTTATGTCTGCCGCTGCTTTATACTATCTTGTGCCAAGACTTTGGAATTCCAATCTCTATAGCGAAAAACTTGCCAATGCACACTTCTGGCTCGGAACACTTGGTATCCTACTCTACATTATTTCTATGTGGGTGTCTGGAATTACAGAAGGTTCTATGTGGAGAGCGGTTGGAGAAAACGGTGAACTCGTATATAAAGACTGGGTAGAAATTGTAGAGTTCTTAAAACCATTTAGACTTTTCCGTGCGATCGGTGGAACACTCTATCTAACAGGAATTATACTAATGGTGTATAACTTTATCAAAACCATTCAAAACAAAGATAGTGGGTTTGTAGAACAAGACTTACGTATAGGAGTGAAATCATAA